In Anaerosporomusa subterranea, one DNA window encodes the following:
- a CDS encoding TetR family transcriptional regulator: protein MKIEVPIDKPTVCKIIKAAVPLFAMKGVAAVSVKELAEAAGVNVALISYYFGGKDNLYAFVLEHQLAILDDSLNVIQQEEACPVAKIRRMAITIAHLHKENPYLDRLFYSEMTNPTKWFEPFILNAADKLHSFLKDCIVEAISRGQFRSDLQPDFAAISLLKILNLSLITLLVSKELLPPADDPIEVYIIQALDIYLRGVSNP from the coding sequence ATGAAAATAGAAGTTCCAATCGATAAACCAACAGTCTGCAAAATAATTAAGGCGGCTGTTCCCCTATTTGCAATGAAGGGCGTTGCAGCAGTGTCGGTGAAGGAGCTGGCTGAAGCTGCAGGCGTAAATGTTGCGTTAATCTCCTATTATTTTGGCGGCAAAGATAATTTGTATGCTTTTGTTCTGGAACATCAGTTGGCCATACTCGATGATTCACTGAATGTTATTCAACAGGAAGAAGCGTGCCCGGTTGCTAAAATCAGGCGAATGGCGATAACCATCGCTCATCTACATAAAGAAAATCCATACTTGGACCGCTTATTTTACAGCGAAATGACTAACCCGACGAAATGGTTTGAACCCTTTATTTTGAATGCTGCCGATAAACTTCATTCGTTTCTCAAAGACTGCATCGTTGAAGCCATCTCTCGGGGACAATTTCGCTCTGATTTGCAGCCGGATTTTGCGGCTATTTCCTTGCTTAAAATCTTAAATCTCTCTTTAATTACTCTGCTTGTGTCAAAAGAGTTATTGCCTCCGGCCGATGACCCGATTGAAGTATACATAATACAGGCACTTGACATTTATTTACGTGGGGTATCAAATCCATAA
- a CDS encoding efflux RND transporter periplasmic adaptor subunit: protein MFPISTMKRSFFSLVALTATLLAVGCGGKPAQAPQAVEVKAMQVIQQDTPITYEFIGQVQPKTEAQIKASVSGNIVAKHVAGGSTVTKGQPLFEVDSRQYETALLNAQAQLAQSQAALSNSKLETLRYKQLAAQQAIARQILDTAVSTEQQHSAVVAANQARVRQAENDMRDTVIVSPIDGRMDVNELDVGNFVQAGQTVIATVSTEDPMLVQFSMSEMLYLQLAQHYVDGNGMTNGWGKDLKLVLSDGSEYPLTGQIQQVDRGLTKNTGSLTLKATFANPRKLLLPGMFARVVAQGEVRKNALLIPQRAVQELLGKTFVTIVGEGDKAEQREVRMGVRVGNLWLVESGLSATDRVLAEGAAKTQPGMPLKVIMIGPDDLKTPVKQ, encoded by the coding sequence TTGTTTCCCATATCCACGATGAAACGCTCTTTTTTTAGCCTAGTTGCGCTGACTGCCACTCTGTTGGCGGTTGGCTGTGGCGGAAAGCCGGCGCAGGCGCCGCAGGCTGTTGAGGTTAAAGCTATGCAGGTCATTCAGCAAGATACACCGATTACCTATGAGTTTATCGGCCAAGTGCAGCCAAAAACCGAAGCGCAGATTAAGGCCAGCGTGTCCGGCAACATCGTCGCTAAACATGTGGCAGGCGGCTCGACGGTTACCAAGGGCCAACCGTTGTTTGAAGTCGATTCTCGTCAGTATGAAACCGCATTGCTTAATGCGCAAGCGCAACTGGCGCAGTCACAGGCGGCGTTGAGCAATTCCAAATTAGAAACTTTGCGGTATAAGCAACTGGCTGCGCAACAGGCGATTGCCCGTCAAATTCTTGATACCGCCGTCTCGACCGAACAGCAGCACTCAGCTGTTGTTGCGGCAAATCAAGCCAGAGTGCGGCAGGCGGAAAATGACATGCGGGATACGGTGATTGTCTCGCCGATTGATGGCCGCATGGATGTCAATGAGTTAGATGTCGGTAACTTTGTACAGGCAGGTCAAACCGTGATTGCCACAGTTTCCACAGAGGACCCGATGCTTGTACAGTTTAGCATGAGCGAAATGTTATATCTGCAGTTAGCTCAGCATTATGTTGATGGTAATGGGATGACTAACGGCTGGGGGAAAGACCTAAAGCTGGTTCTAAGCGATGGTTCGGAATATCCTCTGACCGGGCAAATTCAACAGGTTGATCGCGGCTTAACGAAGAATACCGGTTCACTTACACTTAAGGCTACTTTTGCTAATCCGAGAAAGTTGTTGCTTCCTGGCATGTTTGCCCGGGTAGTTGCTCAAGGCGAGGTACGCAAGAACGCTCTGCTGATTCCACAAAGAGCGGTTCAGGAACTGCTTGGCAAAACATTTGTCACTATCGTGGGAGAAGGCGATAAAGCTGAACAACGCGAAGTAAGGATGGGTGTTCGTGTTGGCAATCTCTGGTTGGTTGAATCAGGGTTGTCGGCAACTGACCGTGTCTTGGCGGAAGGGGCCGCCAAGACCCAACCGGGAATGCCGCTAAAAGTTATCATGATTGGACCGGACGATTTAAAGACTCCGGTTAAGCAGTAG
- a CDS encoding efflux RND transporter permease subunit, with translation MARFFINRPVFAIVLSIIITLAGLISAVNLPIAQYPQITPPTISVRAAYPGANSEVIDQTVAQVIEQQVNGVDNMVSMSSTSSDSGSYSLNVKFELGTDPDMASVQVQNRIAQANSSLPQSVLNAGITTKKSAQDMAMVFTLTSKNGQYDSNFLKNYGSIYIVEDLKRVKGVGDVMEFGSDYSMRIWLRPDKMAQLGITASEVASAINKQNIQAPAGTIGQSPSPAEQEFQYSARVKGRLTEVSEFEEIIIRSQPDGSVVRIRDIATVNLGSKDYNVDAYNNGITSAGFAIQLSSDANALETIGNVKQVIAEAAKRFPPDMDYKVIVDNTKFVQASLTEVAKTFAEALLLVLVVVFLFLQSWRATLIPMLAVPVSLIGTFGAFVALDFSINTLTMFAMVLAIGLVVDDAIVVIEAVEQNMRAHGLSPLDATKRAMEEVSGPVVAIAFVLASVFIPVAFFGGTMGVLYKQFALTIAISMALSAIVALSLTPALCALMLKPHNPDAHSGWLGRFFDKFNIWFDQTVERYGFSLGKIVTRGRLCAASVVLVLVFCVVLANRVPSSFVPNEDQGYFLSLVSLPEAASLNRTNAAALKLEEQIRSQSGVENSMAIVGFDMLDGAMKPNSATIFTGLASWEERKAPELAVDKQIQSVFQKGAHLPEATVLALNPPALPGMGSVGGFTMMLEDRSGGSLEALDNVSKQFLAAARQRPEIGMAYSTFKANTPGFRFNVDRDKAEKLGIPVNDVFSTLQTFLGGLQVNDFNRFGRTFKVIMQAEPKYRNDIESTRNLFLKSSNGTMVPLNTLIIPEPLNAAATIKRFNAVRALQINGQPAPGYSSGQAIAALEEVAKQVLPTGYTYTWDGQSREEKVSGGRAPIVFGLALLFVFLCLAALYESWSIPFAVLLSVPTGILGAFLFQYVRGLENSVYMQIGLVMLIGLAAKNAILIVEFAKVRTDKGMHPVQAAIEASKLRLRPIIMTSLAFIIGCLPLMFASGAGAASRNAMGTAVVGGMTIATVLGLFLIPCLFVMVEMVKDKLSRKKSVSVPQNPA, from the coding sequence GTGGCAAGATTTTTTATTAATCGTCCTGTCTTTGCGATCGTCTTATCGATTATCATTACATTGGCAGGATTAATTTCCGCCGTAAACTTGCCGATTGCGCAATATCCACAGATTACGCCGCCGACAATCAGTGTTCGCGCCGCGTACCCTGGTGCCAACTCTGAAGTAATCGATCAGACGGTGGCGCAGGTTATTGAACAGCAGGTTAATGGCGTAGACAATATGGTTTCTATGAGTTCGACCAGTTCAGACTCTGGCTCCTATTCACTAAATGTAAAGTTTGAGCTGGGTACAGACCCTGACATGGCGTCTGTCCAAGTCCAAAACCGGATTGCCCAGGCGAATTCGTCTCTGCCGCAATCCGTGTTGAATGCTGGAATTACTACCAAAAAATCCGCCCAGGATATGGCGATGGTTTTTACTTTAACCTCGAAGAATGGGCAGTATGATTCAAACTTTTTAAAGAATTATGGCAGTATCTACATCGTTGAAGATCTCAAGCGCGTTAAGGGCGTCGGCGATGTCATGGAGTTTGGCTCAGACTATAGTATGCGTATATGGCTGCGCCCGGATAAAATGGCTCAGCTTGGCATCACCGCCAGCGAAGTTGCCAGCGCGATTAACAAACAAAATATCCAGGCGCCTGCTGGTACAATCGGGCAATCGCCTTCACCTGCTGAGCAGGAGTTTCAATATTCGGCCCGTGTTAAAGGTCGTCTCACCGAAGTCAGCGAGTTTGAAGAGATTATCATTCGCAGCCAGCCAGATGGTTCGGTTGTTCGAATCAGAGACATTGCCACAGTCAATCTTGGCTCCAAAGATTATAACGTTGATGCCTATAACAACGGCATCACATCGGCAGGATTTGCCATTCAATTGAGCAGTGATGCCAATGCTTTGGAAACAATCGGCAATGTCAAACAGGTTATTGCCGAAGCGGCTAAACGTTTTCCGCCCGATATGGATTACAAGGTTATTGTTGACAATACCAAGTTCGTACAAGCATCTCTGACAGAGGTGGCCAAAACGTTTGCAGAGGCTTTGCTATTGGTTCTTGTCGTGGTATTTCTCTTTTTGCAGAGCTGGCGGGCAACGCTTATTCCGATGCTTGCAGTCCCTGTTTCTCTCATCGGTACTTTTGGCGCGTTTGTTGCCCTCGATTTCTCGATAAATACTTTGACCATGTTTGCGATGGTTCTGGCAATCGGCTTGGTTGTCGATGACGCGATTGTTGTTATTGAGGCAGTTGAACAAAATATGCGTGCTCATGGCCTGAGCCCGCTTGATGCAACCAAACGGGCAATGGAAGAAGTATCAGGTCCGGTTGTTGCCATTGCCTTCGTGCTTGCCTCGGTATTTATCCCGGTCGCTTTCTTTGGCGGCACGATGGGAGTACTATACAAACAGTTTGCCCTGACGATTGCCATTTCTATGGCCTTATCAGCAATTGTTGCTCTATCGTTGACTCCGGCGCTGTGCGCACTGATGCTGAAACCTCATAACCCAGACGCTCACAGCGGCTGGCTGGGACGTTTCTTTGATAAGTTTAACATCTGGTTTGACCAGACAGTGGAGCGCTATGGGTTTAGCCTTGGGAAAATCGTTACCCGCGGACGCCTGTGTGCAGCTTCAGTTGTGCTGGTGCTCGTTTTCTGCGTCGTCTTAGCGAATCGCGTCCCGTCTTCGTTTGTGCCCAACGAAGACCAAGGCTATTTCCTGAGTTTGGTATCATTGCCGGAGGCGGCTAGTCTAAATCGCACCAACGCAGCAGCTCTCAAACTCGAAGAACAAATTCGTTCTCAATCTGGCGTTGAAAATTCAATGGCTATCGTTGGATTTGATATGCTGGATGGCGCAATGAAGCCTAACTCGGCAACCATCTTTACTGGATTGGCTTCATGGGAAGAACGTAAGGCTCCTGAGCTTGCGGTCGATAAGCAAATTCAGAGCGTATTCCAGAAAGGCGCTCACTTGCCTGAAGCAACCGTTCTTGCTCTTAATCCGCCTGCTCTTCCCGGCATGGGTTCTGTCGGCGGCTTCACGATGATGCTCGAGGATAGATCAGGCGGCAGTCTGGAAGCATTAGACAACGTGTCCAAGCAATTCCTTGCTGCGGCGCGTCAACGACCGGAAATCGGCATGGCTTACTCCACATTTAAGGCAAATACACCAGGATTCCGCTTCAACGTGGATCGTGATAAAGCCGAAAAGCTCGGTATTCCGGTTAATGATGTCTTTAGTACGCTACAGACTTTCTTAGGCGGCTTACAGGTAAATGACTTTAATCGCTTTGGCCGAACCTTTAAGGTCATCATGCAAGCAGAACCTAAGTATCGTAATGATATCGAATCAACCCGCAATTTGTTTCTGAAAAGCTCCAATGGAACGATGGTACCACTTAATACACTGATCATTCCGGAACCGCTCAACGCAGCGGCAACGATTAAACGGTTTAATGCTGTCCGGGCGCTGCAGATTAATGGTCAGCCGGCGCCTGGATACAGTTCAGGCCAGGCCATTGCAGCTTTGGAAGAGGTTGCTAAACAAGTACTGCCGACAGGTTACACGTATACATGGGACGGCCAGAGCCGGGAAGAAAAAGTCTCCGGCGGCAGAGCACCGATTGTATTCGGCCTGGCATTGCTGTTCGTGTTCTTGTGTTTGGCTGCCCTGTATGAGAGCTGGAGCATTCCATTCGCCGTATTGCTTTCGGTTCCTACAGGAATACTTGGCGCTTTCTTATTTCAGTATGTGCGTGGTTTGGAAAACAGCGTATATATGCAGATCGGTTTGGTCATGCTGATTGGTCTTGCGGCTAAGAATGCTATTCTGATTGTCGAGTTCGCAAAAGTGAGAACCGACAAAGGGATGCATCCGGTGCAGGCAGCTATCGAAGCATCTAAACTTCGGCTGCGTCCGATCATCATGACATCGCTGGCCTTCATCATCGGCTGTCTGCCGCTGATGTTTGCCAGCGGCGCAGGGGCAGCCTCCCGTAATGCTATGGGAACTGCTGTCGTCGGCGGTATGACGATAGCGACAGTACTAGGGTTATTCCTGATTCCCTGTCTGTTTGTAATGGTGGAAATGGTTAAAGACAAGCTCTCAAGGAAAAAGTCAGTAAGTGTACCGCAGAACCCTGCCTAA
- a CDS encoding TerC family protein, translating into MLDAEFLAALLSIIAIDLVLAGDNAVVIALASRKLPGKLRTQAIYWGTFGAIIIRALMTLIAVWILRIPYLQALGGLLLIPVAVNLLKQETPSEHIDASSSFWGAIKTIIVADAIMGIDNVLAIAGASHGNMLLVILGLLVSVPIVIWGSKWISAWMVKYPVLIYVGAAILAWTAGTMVMNDNIIGTALLSLFNSADWLVPLLVTVFVLIAGKLQERVRI; encoded by the coding sequence ATGCTTGACGCAGAATTTCTTGCCGCGTTGCTTTCGATTATTGCTATCGATTTGGTTTTAGCTGGCGACAACGCTGTTGTCATCGCGCTCGCATCCCGGAAATTACCTGGGAAGCTGCGAACCCAAGCGATCTATTGGGGCACGTTTGGCGCGATTATTATTCGAGCCTTGATGACGCTTATTGCCGTGTGGATATTACGGATACCTTACCTGCAGGCGCTAGGGGGACTTCTGCTTATCCCGGTAGCCGTCAATTTGTTGAAACAAGAGACCCCATCTGAGCACATTGACGCATCCTCCAGTTTTTGGGGTGCGATTAAAACCATCATTGTCGCCGACGCCATTATGGGAATCGATAATGTCTTGGCAATTGCAGGCGCCTCTCATGGCAATATGCTACTAGTCATCCTTGGATTGCTGGTCAGTGTACCTATAGTAATATGGGGTAGTAAATGGATTTCCGCCTGGATGGTGAAATATCCTGTTCTCATCTATGTCGGAGCGGCGATCTTGGCCTGGACGGCAGGTACAATGGTAATGAATGACAATATTATTGGAACTGCTCTCCTGTCTTTGTTTAATTCGGCAGACTGGCTGGTACCACTACTGGTTACAGTGTTTGTTTTAATCGCAGGCAAACTTCAGGAACGCGTCCGGATTTAA
- a CDS encoding hemolysin family protein has translation MDTPSIGLELLIIAILVLANGIFSMTEMAIVSSRKSRLEQMQDDGVAGARIALQLAKEPNHMLSTVQVGITLIGILTGAFGGGALSQVLSQLLKTIPFLARYSDAISLGLVVAGITYASLIVGELVPKRLAMAFPEKIAIALAGPMSVFSRFTKPVVNFLSFSTQVILRLFSIKPSTEPPVTEDEIRILINQGTESGVFEETEKDMVDKVFLLNDIRIGALMTPRTQIEWLNVDAPSATILTTCLESKHSWLPVAQGKIDEIIGVVFVKELLIQHIAGNTFDITALARDILYIPKNMRALKALELLKSSGAEIALVADEYGGVSGLVTLDDILEEIVGDMPSFDEDEDPDIVQREDGSWLINGMLPIEEFKELFDLDELPGEDRDHFHTLGGFVVSYLGYIPGPTASIQWNELRIEVVDMDRTRVDKVLITPTPPLDV, from the coding sequence TTGGATACACCCAGTATTGGACTTGAACTGCTAATCATCGCTATATTAGTCCTGGCAAATGGAATTTTTTCGATGACGGAAATGGCCATTGTCTCTTCCCGTAAATCGCGGCTTGAACAAATGCAAGACGATGGCGTCGCCGGCGCCCGCATTGCCTTACAATTGGCAAAAGAGCCGAATCATATGTTATCCACTGTTCAAGTCGGCATTACGCTAATTGGAATTCTTACTGGCGCGTTCGGTGGCGGTGCCCTATCGCAAGTGTTAAGCCAACTGCTAAAGACGATCCCATTTCTGGCTAGGTATAGTGACGCGATTAGTCTAGGGCTTGTCGTCGCAGGTATCACCTATGCCTCGCTCATTGTCGGCGAGCTGGTCCCTAAGCGTTTAGCGATGGCATTCCCAGAAAAAATAGCTATTGCCTTGGCCGGTCCCATGTCAGTCTTTTCCAGATTCACCAAACCGGTAGTAAATTTCCTCAGTTTTTCCACCCAGGTGATTTTGCGATTGTTTTCGATCAAACCGTCAACCGAACCGCCGGTTACAGAAGATGAGATTCGCATTTTAATTAACCAGGGCACAGAATCTGGTGTATTTGAAGAAACTGAAAAAGACATGGTTGATAAGGTCTTCTTGCTTAACGATATTCGCATTGGCGCATTAATGACTCCACGAACCCAGATCGAATGGTTAAATGTTGATGCGCCGTCGGCAACTATCCTCACAACTTGCTTAGAGTCCAAGCATTCCTGGTTACCTGTAGCTCAAGGCAAAATTGACGAGATTATCGGCGTGGTCTTTGTCAAAGAATTACTTATTCAACACATTGCAGGCAACACATTCGATATTACCGCTTTGGCTCGCGACATTCTCTATATTCCGAAAAATATGCGTGCATTGAAAGCCCTGGAGCTATTAAAAAGTTCGGGTGCAGAAATTGCGCTGGTGGCTGATGAGTATGGCGGTGTTTCCGGATTGGTTACTTTAGACGATATTCTTGAAGAAATTGTTGGTGACATGCCATCTTTTGACGAAGATGAAGATCCGGACATTGTGCAGCGTGAAGACGGTTCTTGGCTGATCAATGGTATGCTACCCATCGAAGAATTCAAGGAGTTATTTGATCTTGATGAGTTACCTGGCGAGGATCGTGATCACTTCCACACTCTCGGCGGGTTTGTGGTTTCCTATTTAGGTTACATACCTGGCCCGACCGCTTCTATCCAATGGAATGAATTGCGCATTGAAGTTGTTGATATGGACCGCACCCGCGTTGACAAGGTTCTCATCACACCGACGCCGCCGCTAGACGTGTAA
- the lgt gene encoding prolipoprotein diacylglyceryl transferase, which produces MHQYLFFIGDFPIRSYGLVLSLAIILATATAYFLAKQDGRWHQHVPDMGIYCGLAGIIGARLWDVFFFDWDYYQHHLLEIPFVWQGGMAIQGGVVLGTLVGYWYTKKHHIDTWAFADIVAAPAVIMGQAIGRIANLLNGDAFGRPTGSNFGIVYPDTTLAHQVYGNQPLWPAEVWEGQIDIIIFVLLLILRTTNHAKGQVFIAYAVLYSIARFFLEFLRGDYGTLALGLKSAQLTSLAVIIIGTALFILVGLKGQKISEPATNQPVKKGKR; this is translated from the coding sequence ATGCACCAGTATTTATTTTTTATCGGTGATTTCCCCATCCGAAGTTATGGATTGGTCTTAAGCCTTGCCATCATACTGGCTACCGCGACTGCATACTTTTTGGCCAAGCAGGACGGGCGTTGGCATCAGCATGTGCCAGACATGGGGATTTACTGCGGTTTGGCCGGTATTATCGGGGCCCGGTTGTGGGATGTATTCTTTTTTGATTGGGACTATTACCAGCATCATCTGTTGGAGATCCCCTTTGTCTGGCAAGGCGGCATGGCAATTCAAGGCGGTGTAGTGCTGGGAACCTTGGTCGGCTATTGGTATACTAAGAAACACCACATTGACACCTGGGCCTTTGCCGACATTGTCGCTGCGCCTGCAGTTATCATGGGACAAGCCATTGGACGCATCGCCAACCTCTTAAATGGGGATGCTTTTGGCCGCCCCACCGGCAGCAATTTTGGCATTGTCTATCCGGATACGACGTTGGCGCATCAAGTCTACGGTAATCAGCCGCTCTGGCCGGCGGAAGTTTGGGAAGGACAAATCGACATCATCATTTTTGTATTGCTGCTGATTCTGCGTACAACGAACCACGCCAAAGGTCAAGTTTTTATCGCCTACGCAGTTCTCTACTCGATAGCCCGCTTTTTTCTTGAATTTCTCCGTGGTGACTACGGAACCTTGGCCTTGGGTCTCAAATCCGCTCAGTTGACTAGCTTGGCAGTCATCATTATCGGCACAGCGCTGTTCATTTTGGTTGGCTTAAAAGGCCAAAAAATTAGCGAGCCAGCGACGAATCAGCCTGTGAAAAAGGGTAAACGATAA
- a CDS encoding TlpA family protein disulfide reductase: MRKRFLVIAAIALVLTAGFWYFIKDTTGQTPAAPETGITVGKTAPSFTLQTIDGQSFKIGKTGKITVLNFWATWCPPCREEMPELEVFATKHKNEILFGAVNLQEPVEKVRAYLDQNNYTMPVLLDPDGKAGSEFLIRAIPTTIILDKNGVIQFRKSGPVTADELETVLKEVQAKS; the protein is encoded by the coding sequence ATGAGAAAACGCTTTCTAGTTATCGCTGCGATCGCCTTAGTTCTGACGGCAGGCTTCTGGTACTTCATAAAAGATACGACTGGTCAGACGCCCGCAGCTCCCGAAACGGGGATTACCGTTGGCAAAACAGCGCCGTCATTTACCCTCCAGACAATAGACGGACAATCATTCAAGATTGGAAAAACAGGCAAGATTACGGTGTTGAACTTTTGGGCTACCTGGTGTCCGCCTTGCAGGGAGGAGATGCCGGAACTAGAGGTATTTGCAACAAAGCATAAAAATGAGATTCTCTTTGGCGCGGTTAATTTGCAAGAGCCGGTAGAAAAAGTAAGAGCGTATCTCGACCAGAATAATTACACGATGCCTGTGCTTTTAGATCCTGATGGAAAAGCTGGTAGCGAATTCCTCATTCGGGCAATCCCGACTACAATTATTTTGGACAAAAATGGAGTTATTCAATTTCGTAAATCAGGGCCGGTAACTGCGGATGAATTGGAAACGGTTTTAAAGGAAGTGCAAGCTAAGTCCTAG
- a CDS encoding cytochrome c biogenesis CcdA family protein yields MIEQNITLLTAFAAGVLSFLSPCVLPVVPTFSAFLAGTGPDAGGKKDRFWLNAAFFLVGFTMVFVIMGATASYFGQILIENQRLIQKIGAVFMVLMGLQLSGFFSFDLLNREYRPLLQYTFHGPLGAFLLGVAFTIGWTPCTGPILATILIYAGTAATLSQGAFLLLVYAMGFCLPFLGLAAIIRKYVFSLSSLYEWLPAIRRGAGIILIIVGLFIFFDWLQKGLGIIWGFF; encoded by the coding sequence ATGATTGAACAGAATATCACGCTGCTGACAGCGTTTGCAGCCGGAGTGCTGTCCTTCTTGTCTCCTTGCGTTTTACCTGTTGTGCCCACGTTTAGCGCGTTTCTCGCTGGAACCGGTCCAGATGCGGGCGGCAAAAAAGATCGGTTTTGGCTTAACGCTGCTTTCTTTCTAGTCGGCTTCACAATGGTTTTTGTTATTATGGGTGCGACCGCATCCTATTTTGGCCAAATATTGATCGAAAATCAACGCTTAATTCAAAAGATCGGTGCAGTATTTATGGTGCTAATGGGCTTGCAACTAAGTGGCTTTTTCTCATTTGATCTGCTAAATAGGGAATATCGTCCGCTACTGCAATACACTTTCCATGGCCCTCTCGGCGCTTTTTTGCTTGGTGTTGCCTTCACGATTGGCTGGACTCCGTGTACCGGACCAATTTTGGCGACTATTCTCATCTATGCCGGTACGGCGGCTACTCTGTCGCAAGGTGCTTTCTTGCTGCTAGTGTACGCAATGGGCTTTTGTCTGCCATTTCTAGGTTTGGCGGCAATTATTCGAAAATATGTATTTTCTCTTAGCTCGTTGTATGAATGGCTGCCGGCTATTCGCCGCGGTGCGGGAATCATCTTGATTATCGTGGGGCTGTTCATTTTCTTTGATTGGTTGCAGAAGGGATTGGGGATCATCTGGGGTTTCTTCTAA